The stretch of DNA tcggaatgaccccgcagccgacgctccggagcaggagtgaagaacagctctttcgagaggttacacttcccgcttatgatgttgtgggcgagaatgagatcaccacggcggcggcgtttttcaagagaacaaaggtcgagcgtcctcagcctttttcgtaggacaaatttttgagaccatgaaccatgcgggtagccagcttctggactctttcgaggtgctgtatgtctttgaggagataaggagaagaggcttgaatcccatactccaatatgggtctcaccagcgtgacatagagtggcaggaatatggctgctgtgagcattccgaatgaccgtcgaatcaaaaacagaattccgcgcgctttgttggcagcatggacgcactgggccgaaggcgaaaaggaggaatccaccaagatacccaggtcctttacctgatcggtcctctccagcagcagacgacccggctcgaaatcaagttgagttgcaggagtagagccgacaggcagaggacagcactttgacacgttcagacacaggtcccaatcgttagaccaggATATTAACTCTCATATTGTATTAAAGACACAAACTATATCGATACATGAAAGACTATAGCATTATTGTTGTAAATATTCCATCTTGGGATGAATTGGGCTCATTTGAAATGTATCAGAATTTATAGCTCCAATATTAAATGAGCTACAAAATGAGTAGCGAGTAAAGGTCTTTTTCTAAATGTCATTATGTCATCACTGAAACTCATCTGGTTGTTGCAAAACGACCGAATGGAAAATCAGTTACAAGGGATCTGCAAGTCAGCTGTTGGTGTAGAAAACTCACTTCGAGAAGAAACTTCTAAGCAAGCTGTTTAAATGAACAACAAACGTTGAGATTGATGTATCAGACTGGTTAACTGTTGTATGAACAACGCTCCTATCTTAAAACAAGATTGTTTTCAAGAATTTCTTTTGACTATATCGTTAGAATGTAAAAAAGTATTTCAATTTGCACTCTATTCGTGGATGCAGTTATCCCTACGCCTTgctattaaaacaatgataatatgtTCTACACACATGTTGAAATTTTGTTGGTAATTGAAGCTACTAACATAACTAGAAACCGAATGGGTTTTCGACGGGAGTATTTCACAGTGATATCTTGTTTATAGTGCTTCTTGTCATGACAGTGAACCTCTTGTAGACTCTGCTAAAGAAATGCGAAGTCGCATATTACGATCCACAGATGAGGGAAAAATTAATGCTATTTACACACGTTTTTGTGGTTGAGGTCAATCAGCTGTATTTAAGTTATACTCACGACACCAAGAGACTGTTAGAAGTGGCAATATCATTCTCACAGGATAAAGGTATAGTGATTAGTCTGGGAAAACGTTCATATTCAGTGGTCAGTCGAGGAAAATTTATCGACTAGATAGGGGGGAAATGGCCTGTCTGTCTTCCCCATCTCCAGTGCTGAATGTTATGAGTATCTTGGACTTGAGTATTTTGCATATGGTTTTGCTGTGAATAAAACTACAGtgataaaagaatatttcagtGGACTTAGAAAGGGATGGAAGTCGGAGCTGTCTGCATTCAATAAACCATTCCACTCACAATGCTATCGCAGTTCCAGCCCTGTAAAGGAATGTGAAGACTACGTTATAgaataacgaatatatatatatatatatatatatatataatatatatatatatatatatatatatatatatatatatatgtattggcctgctcgcttagccagcgggtggcgtcattcgaagggtaaaacaatgcgaacgcattgtgaccagcgatgtaacaacatctgatggtctggtcggtcacgtgatcccgtttgtgatatataatatatatatatatatatgtatatctgatcctttggtctagtcttccactaccctcctatttctttgtctcgctctgcactcacaggtcattcttcgacacccatcccttctcctctctgattcttctttctctctcttctctctctttgtgcgttttgtcccccttctctctctctcttcctttgcttctctttcttttctttccctcttctctgtcacgtgactgttggccgaatctgcctttcagctcctgaccctcgtcgtgttacatcgttgtttttcgtccgccgctataaaggctttttccaatgcgccagaaaaatttgtttgcttgttatcagtcgtaagacacttgttgttttcaccgttaatgcttctgtatttcatgtttctgtattccattattgttttttttttttttttttatatctgtcccttttgctgtcctggtgttcgtatgcattcgatccttcttccaggaaatctacgcttcagcttagtttttctaatgctcgttgcttagtttttcttggagggctggccgtgatctagtaatctcaagattaatcagccgaaattactacgatgatccggttcttgactgaagactgaggggttcgaatgtcctgtccatgtttattgtatcgtcttctaagagttatcgttcttgtccatgttgtatttttctacataccttaacatatattccaggcgccccgtaccccccttatcattaatgtgaacacatattcttaataattggtacgactctctgtttgtctctctctctctctcatttttacttgatctgtccccctctctctctcttctctctgttcatcttctctttcctctgatcctttggtctagtcttccactaccctcctatttctttgtctcgctctgcactcacaggtcattcttcgacacccatcccttctcctctctgattccttctttctctctcttctctctctttgttgcgttttgtcccccttctctctctctcttcctttgcttctctttctttcttttccctcttctctgtcacgtgactgttggccgaaatctgcctttcaccctgaccctcgtcgtgttaacatcgtttttttcgtccgccgctataaaggctttttcaatgcgccagagaaaaaatttgttgcttgttatcagtcgtaagacacttgttgttttcaccgttaatgcttctgtatttcatgtttctgtattccattattgtttttttttttttttttatatatctgtcccttttgctgtcctggtgtttgtatgcattcgatccttcttccaggaatctACGcttcagcttagtttttctaatgctcgttgcttagtttttcttggagggctggccgtgatctagtaatctcaagattaatcagccgaaattactacgatgatccggttcttgactgaagactgaggggttcgaatgtcctgtccatgtttattgtatcgtcttctaagagttatacgttcttgtccatgttgtatttttctacataccttaatatatatatatatatatatatacatacatacatacatacatacatacatacatacatacatacatacatacatacatacatacatgtgtctatgtgtgtgttgttgaacAAAACGGGCGAAACGCATCCCTGTCTGAATGCCGATTTAACACTGAATTGTTCTGAAGATGCTCCGCCGAGAAAGGGACTCTGGTTAGGATTCCGTCGTGGAATTTGCGAATGGTAGTTAAAACAGTTGGAGAGCAGTCGAATTTTGTAAGAAGTTTCCTTAAAATTGCACGATTAATGGAGTCAAAAGTCTTCGTCAAATCGACTAAAccaaaattcatttctttttgttgctctctGCATTTTTCGAGAAGTAAGCGTGCAACGGATATCATATCAATTGTTCATCGTTCGGGTCTGAAATCTGATTGAGAGTAAGGGAGGATGCACTCCGATACGAAGATGAGAAGACGGCGGAGAGTAATGCGTGCAAGGATTTTGCCAGACACGTCTAGAAGAGAGATGCCTCTGCAGTTGAATCggttgtttttgcttttgaaaGTGCAAATGATATTGGCATTTTTCCAGCGCCGAGgaagtttttgtttttccagcagAGAACCAGGTAAGAGAAAAGATATAACTCAAGCTGAGGTCTACCGTATTTTCAAAACTCGCCAGGGGACTTCTTATCTTTTAGGGAATGGATAAGCATCTGTTACCACTTTGATGGCAGTACTTTCATCACCTGCCGACTCTAAGCGAAAACTCTGGCATCAACATCGCAGATTTTTGAGTTCCAATATGCATATAACGCCGCGCCCACTGCTTACGAAACATCCTCACTCCAGCAATCCTTAAGTGTCATGCACAAAACTTATGCTCGTCTTAGTCTTGACATCAGCATAAAAACCGAGGTCTTTTAATCAAAAGCATCCAGCAACATacctaatataaataatacacctCTGTCAAACGTTGATTCTTTTAACTACCTAGGCAGTGTCATATCACAAAATGGACATATCGACGATGACATACTACAACGGATCAACCTCACCTCTTCCTCGTTTGGACGCCTCCCAGAACGAATATTCTTAAACAGAAATCTGAGGTTTGCTGTCTATCGTTCTGTTGTCATCTCAACATTACTGTATGGCTGCGAATGCTGGACCTTATGCTGCCATTATGTGAAGAAGCTAGAGTCATTTCAAATCCATTGTCTCCAACGAATTCCACGCATTACTTGGAAAGATAAGGTCACCCACACAGAAATTCTCCAACAAGCAGGAATTTCCAGCGTTGAAGCCATCATCCAAACCCGTCTTCTAAGATGAGTAGGCCACACTATCAGGATGCGTGATAATCATCTCCCGAAAATGATCTTCGGAGAGCTATTAACCGCTTTCACCCGTACGAGGGACCAAAGAAGCAGTTCAGGGACCATCTTAAGCTTGTCGTCAAGTCCTGTGATATTCAACCGGCACAAATTGGACACTTCGCTCGGAGCCGGTAAACCTGGTTCTCCCTCTGCTAGGAAGGAGCTGCACACTTTGTACTAATCCGATTTACCAACAACATAATGCGCAATTCCCTTGTCATTTGTGTTCAAGGACATGCCATTCCAGGATAGGACTGTTTTCACATCTATCAACTCACAAAAAAGATAAGACTCCTAGAGGACAACGTCGTCGTCAACTTTGATGGACAGCTATGAGCATGTCAGCAAGTGTATGGCACAATGTAGTAGCACCCTTTTGATGCAAGTCTGAGGAAGTTCCTCTCCAATGTCTAAAACAGCAAATATTACCCGacatttcttttagaattttcgCGTAAACTGGCCTTGCAAATAGAGATGGTACGGAAACATACATATTGGCAGAAACCTTGGGACCGGTGTACTGCTGCGCAAGGTAACTATTTCgaaagagatgatgttaaaacataggtaaataagttattttttgttaaacataactagtccaggaacgtTTTGATACCACTTCGTATACACAAACAATCGCATatggcatacacatagacacacacatacacaaacacgcacatatatgtataaagagtaGAAAAAACACGCACTTGTGTGTTGAAGACCCATGCATCCCTTCTATATGTACTAGTATATCCAcacatgtacatccatatatccatacactcacatattcagAGATAGAAGGAAATGTCTTTCAATTTCTTAGCGACCAGTTTGAATTTTAGGAAGAATTTAAATCTCAAGGAaaaatgtacatagatacacatacctgcattaatatataatgaaagagtGAAATAGAGATACAAGAAAGAGTGTTGGAAAGAATACGCGTACAGGTATTTTGTGTACACGCGTATATGCTTGGAAATATTTCTTCGAAACTTAGTTGTCAAATATGCGCGTGTATCCTTAATACGTCAACTTCATACACATTTTACGATTGTTTCTTATCTCCCTATCACctcaataaattaataattattcaattTACCCAATTCTATTTTCTCTGATGGTGGAATTTAATTCGGTCACCATTCTCTGTAATACTACTTTTTCTACCATgcaattaatttaatttgagGCGTCAATATATGTTTGCAcactttattttgattttcaatggTATCTGTCTCGGAACTGAACACAGTTCACAATGTATAGTTACTACGGagaaaaatttcatgaaaaactgaaattttactctttgttttcatttgtttatgaaaacaaaacatagtTCAAGAGATTTAGCCTTGATGAATGataaaatgatttatatttttctttcatttcggaATACTTTCTGATCCGAAACATTCAGATATAGTAGGCGATTGGTGTGCCGGTAGCGGATGACTAGTATTTGTCCACAATGTCCTAACGATATGTTGCATTTCGGTGATACAATTTAAAAGTGTTTTATAGTCATTCTCAACCCACTGATATGCATCGAGCATTATGTTTTTGAATTCCCTCTCTTTACCCACCTCTTCATTAAGTTCCTCTGTTTCTTGTCGTAGCTGTTTTATTTCTGATTCGAATCGATCTTCATCTAATTTAATTTGATTCTTTAGTGAGGAAATTATTCCTTTCGTTTCGTTTACGAATTCGCTTTTACTACATGCTTCAGCATAGATCGTTTGTTCcagttcaaattttactgatttcagttgcgaaataacatcattattttctttaataatttcatcCTTCATGTTGTTTTCTTCGCTTTTCTGTTGTAAAGAATTATTCAGTTCTGTTTGAGCATTTAACAtagattctttttcttcttttaattttttaatacatttttctttctttttaagttttGTATCTAATGCTAATTTCTCCGATTTCTGAATATTCAACTGTGAAATGAAATCAGTATACATTTCTGACATTTTATCGATGTTTTCCTTGATTTTTTTCATGTCTTTAAACGTTCTATTTTTCCACTCATTAAGTGTACTTAGACACACTTTTAAATTGTTGACTTTTCctacaattttgtctttttcggCTACCATTTCACATATGAAATCTTGTTGTTCGCACATAGTCTGACGGTATTTACTAATCTGATTTCGCAACATTTTAATCTCTTCTTTAGAGGAATTAGCTTTTTTAGAGAGATCTTCAAACATGTTTTTGTTTAAAGCCATTGCATCATGATTAATTACATCCATCTGAAGTTTTTTACATCGTTGTCTCAGAGCATGTTTCTCTTCCTGTAGGTTTGTTTGCAGCATTTTCATGCCCATTAGCTTTTTATCAAGTTGATGTTTTTCAGCTTTCATTCTACATATGACTCCCAGTAACTGCTGTTCATGATAAGGCGTGCTTTTGCTCCCCAACGCACAGATATCATTTTCAAAGAGACTGCTGACACTTAgattggatttcagttgtttatcTCTCCTATAATCTGAAAATCTCCTTGAAGGTTCTATTAGGTCAATATCATTTCCAGCaaatttctgttttccttttggaGAATATTCTTTGGAGTATGAATGAAAGGAGCTTATTTCACAATTTCCATCTGGTTTGTCTAACATATCCCAACTGTCAAACGAACTACACAATGCCtcattatttttaaatgattcCAAACCTAGATCTGGCTTTATAAATAAACTACGATGTACTTCcggagatttttttaaaattgatgttTTATTTATGTGAATGCCGGAACTTGCATTAGAACCAATAGATTGTACGGAAACAGACGTTTTAAATGTTTCTTGACTGTTGGATCCAGCTGCATTTTTTGTTTTGAGGATGTTGTCCGAATCTGAATCCGAATCACATAAATTCCTATCTCCCATTATAGGATTTGAACTATCTAAATTGATTCCATTTGGCCGAGAGTGTCAGGATAATTACACTTTGAGACCACCATTTGCATGTGATTTATACGGCAATGATGTTAATGCTAAAACCCCTGATTCGAAACAAGTTGATGCCACTTACATTTTTAAATGATGTTATAACATAATGAACTGATTATGACGTCAAATGTATGATATCTTCAAAATTTGCGAAATCTGCCAAAGTATCAGTTTTAATGTGTTTGAGATAGAACAAGTAATAAAGAAGCGAATTCACTCCTCAATCGAAAATAGATTTTTCAAGGAAAAGTAACAATCGACTTTTATGAAAGACGTAAAATCTGAAGAAACTTGGTGCTGACTTCGTCGGTGTATCATGCTgcgaaatatttcaaatgaattaATCTTCTTCCAAATCGGTCTTCCTCCCAAAGGAAAGTTCACTCTCTAAATATCAGTTTCTTTTCATTCCTACAAAATACATTAGCCAAACTCAAGAAATTCAATTGTAATACATTATGGTTGCTGCCTATTgtggaatttataaataatgcaaacattacatttcAATGTTATTTAATTCAACTAAGCAATAGTTTCTTTTCGTAATATATAGCATATTTGACAATATTCTGATATTtccatattaaataaaaatacataatgacTAATAGATATTTCGTATACCAGTCTGTCATCCCAATACATTTTTACACCATAAACTATTCAACATAAGTAAGAATTAAGTCGTTAATCTTTGATAACCGCCTTGTTCCTGTCATTCTATTACTCTGTACATTCTTGCCTTCACTCTTGTTAggtttaattttatatatcatttatcatgTATGAGTTATTTGAAAtgttaattttggcagaaggcgtATTCAATCTTCTTCCTTAgtgacaatgtatgtatgtatgtatgtatgtatgtatgtatgtatgtatgtatagagatagataaggcggcgagttagcagaatcgttagcacgctggacgaaatatttagccgaagtcgactttgcctttcatcctttggggatcggtaaactaagtaccagctgtgcactGAGGTCGATCACACTGACtatccccctctcccaaaatttcaggccttgtgcttatagtagaaaggatatacagagatagatgcatatatgcatgcgtgcgcaTCTATATGTGTAGATGCCCTTATACGTGCgtattgtgtatgcatgcatatgtatgcatgcatgtgttttctCTTCCATtatttcttctctgtctctctctactcatcgcatatctatctatctatctatctatctatctatctatctatctatctatctatctatctatctatatatatatatatatatatatatatgcgtatatgtatgcgtgtgtgtatattcatttgtttgtagATGTTTttctatgttgtgtatgtgtgtttcgctgagtgtgtgtgtgtgtgtgcgtgtgcgtgtgtttgtgtacttgatACACTCCGGATTAACAACCTGTTTATATAAGGCATGTCGAGGTGTGGCTGATGTGTAGACAGTGGTATTGACACTTAGgccttgtgaaaaaaaaaagcgagGAGGTATGACATCTCCCTTGTTGCTTGATAACTTCCATAACAATCACAGTTGCTGTGAACTTAGTATTGGAACGTCATGCAGGTCTCAGCATAACCATCCGTCCTTCGGTTTACTTTTCGTCCCGATTGAAGTTTTTCACATCGGTGAGAAACCAAAGCATTCCAGCTTCTTGATGTTTAACTCGTTTCGCAAGCACACTTTCCACGGATCTAACGATTCCCTCTTGTCATAAAGTGACACTTCCGCACCTCATACAACCTGTACCGGATGTCCTAATGCATAAGCCTTCTGCTACAATGAGGTCCTTTGCAATGGATCTGGCTGACTTTCTGGGGTTTTGctgatgatttttaaaaacttttcatcAAAGTTATGTCTCGTGATGGTATCAGGACTCTGTGCATGCATTTTGCGTTTAACTGCTGGTGTTGGATCCCTGTCAGCAGCTTCAAGTTCTTTTCGAACTTAGATAACAAAGCATTGAGCGACTTTCGGGAATCGAACTATCTCTGTATCCACATGCTGCGATTTAAGGCAACGACTACAGCGCACATTTTCATTTTCTGAGTCAGCCGATTGTCTGACTTTATACATACATTGGTTCACTTCACATGACCATTGCATTGTCCACTTGAGTGCCGTATTTCCCCTTGTGTATATAAAAGCACATATTCCTAAAAAGAATAGCAGTGCAACGACAGGCCAATATTGCAACCAACTGCTAAGGAAAGCATGCAGACgggtaaggataaagaaaaacATTGACCAGTTTCCTTATAGAATCCGCTATGGAAATTACGATACTCCAGTAGACAAAATAATGATCATGAAGAGTGAACCAACACAAAGAAAGATTATATTTTTCTTGATTACTTCGGTAATAAATTGCATtatgtttttccttttaattttaatggtattatatgatataaagtttaaaattagaaaagacgTAACTGAGAAGCGTTTCGTCCTATTTCGCACATGAACTTAGGGTGTTTTGTCCTAGGTCTGTTTTATCtggactccatatatatatagaaaatggaaaaaacagtctttgactgccatttctaattccttcggtatgcggcGAAGCAGCCTGTTGCTTGcccctttaattatttttactatatactAAACTTTACAAAAGTTCCTGACGATGAatttgtcatatttacataccgaaatttaccggtaaataattgttggttatatGAAAATCCACTGAAAAATtacttaccatttttattgtatatatatatatgtgcctgtagtATGTATTTCTGTTGTATGGAATACACGGATGTATTCCAGTTTTGTCTTCTGTTTCG from Octopus sinensis linkage group LG2, ASM634580v1, whole genome shotgun sequence encodes:
- the LOC118767964 gene encoding rho-associated protein kinase 1-like, whose product is MGDRNLCDSDSDSDNILKTKNAAGSNSQETFKTSVSVQSIGSNASSGIHINKTSILKKSPEVHRSLFIKPDLGLESFKNNEALCSSFDSWDMLDKPDGNCEISSFHSYSKEYSPKGKQKFAGNDIDLIEPSRRFSDYRRDKQLKSNLSVSSLFENDICALGSKSTPYHEQQLLGVICRMKAEKHQLDKKLMGMKMLQTNLQEEKHALRQRCKKLQMDVINHDAMALNKNMFEDLSKKANSSKEEIKMLRNQISKYRQTMCEQQDFICEMVAEKDKIVGKVNNLKVCLSTLNEWKNRTFKDMKKIKENIDKMSEMYTDFISQLNIQKSEKLALDTKLKKKEKCIKKLKEEKESMLNAQTELNNSLQQKSEENNMKDEIIKENNDVISQLKSVKFELEQTIYAEACSKSEFVNETKGIISSLKNQIKLDEDRFESEIKQLRQETEELNEEVGKEREFKNIMLDAYQWVENDYKTLLNCITEMQHIVRTLWTNTSHPLPAHQSPTISECFGSESIPK